A single Perognathus longimembris pacificus isolate PPM17 chromosome 17, ASM2315922v1, whole genome shotgun sequence DNA region contains:
- the LOC125365330 gene encoding keratin-associated protein 4-7-like, translating to MVNSCCGSTCSEEGCCQPSCCRPSCCVSSCCQPSCCSPSCCVSSCCRPCCQSVCCQPCSRPSCCVSSCCRPSCCISSCCRPCCQPSCCISSCCRPCCQSSCCRPSCCVSSCCRPSCCRPCCQPSSCISSCCRPCCQSSCCRPSCCISSCCRPCCQPSCCISSCCRPCCQPSCCRPSCCSSSCC from the coding sequence ATGGTCAACTCCTGTTGTGGCTCCACCTGCTCTGAGGAGGGctgctgccagcccagctgctgccgccccagctgctgtgtgtccagctgctgccagcccagctgctgcAGCCCAAGCTGCTGTGTGTCCAGCTGCTGCAGGCCCTGCTGCCAGTCTGTGTGCTGCCAGCCCTGCAGCCGCCCCAGCTGCTGTGTGTccagctgctgccgccccagctgctgcaTCTCCAGCTGCTGCAGGCCCTGCTGCCAGCCCAGTTGCTGCATCTCCAGCTGCTGCAGGCCCTGTTGCCAGTccagctgctgccgccccagctgctgtgtgtccagctgctgccgccccagctgctgcaGGCCCTGCTGCCAGCCTAGCAGCTGCATCTCCAGCTGCTGCAGGCCCTGTTGCCAGTccagctgctgccgccccagctgctgcatctccagctgctgcaggccctgctgccagcccagctgctgcatctccagctgctgcaggccctgctgccagcccagctgctgccgccccagctgctgcaGTAGTTCCTGCTGCTGA